In Sphingobacterium sp. SRCM116780, the genomic stretch CTTGCGATCGTTGTGATCTGAATATTAAATTCTTTTAATTTTCTATACAAATAAAAGATCGTTGTATCTCCTTCCATAGTCGCGCTTAAAGCTAATATCACCTCTTTGATTTCTTGATTTCTGATACGATCGACTAGTCCTTCGATCTTTAAATCTGAAGGTCCAACGCCATCCATAGGGGAAATCAATCCGCCTAGCACATGGTAACTTCCTTGATAAGAATTGGTATTTTCAATGGCCATGACATCTCGAGTATCTTCAACAACACATATTATGGAGTGATCTCTTTTTTTGGATGTACAAATTTCACATTCCGTGAAATCAGAAATATTAAAGCAGATTCGACAGTATTTTATTTCTTCTTTCAGTTGATTAATGGTTCCTGTAAAGCGTGCAACCTCAGCATCTGGCTGCTTTAACAAATGCAAAACAAGTCGCAATGCTGTTTTTTGACCAACACCAGGTAAACGTCCAAACTCAGCTACAGCGTTTTCTAATAATTTAGAAGAAAAATTCATGTCGCAAATTTAATAATAATAGACTAAGAATATCTCAATTTAAAAATAATCCTTATCTTGTATTCCCCGAAATAAATGGGGAAGATTTTTTATATGAATTTTAACGAATGGATATTACAAAAGACGACAAAATAAGAAGTGCCTTTGA encodes the following:
- the recR gene encoding recombination mediator RecR, with translation MNFSSKLLENAVAEFGRLPGVGQKTALRLVLHLLKQPDAEVARFTGTINQLKEEIKYCRICFNISDFTECEICTSKKRDHSIICVVEDTRDVMAIENTNSYQGSYHVLGGLISPMDGVGPSDLKIEGLVDRIRNQEIKEVILALSATMEGDTTIFYLYRKLKEFNIQITTIARGIAFGGELEYVDELTLGRSIATRTLYERHTM